A stretch of DNA from Pongo abelii isolate AG06213 chromosome 10, NHGRI_mPonAbe1-v2.0_pri, whole genome shotgun sequence:
CTGGAGAGTTACTGCCTCTcatgatctgattttttttttgaaatagggtctcactttgtcacccaggctggagtgcagtggcccgatcttggcttactgcagtcttacTTACTTACTTCCtgagcctcccaggctcaagtgatcctcccatctcagcctttatTCCAATAATGACCTAAATAATAACTTCTGCTAGCAtctcttctgagtctccatttccTCTCCTGATATTCATccaaataataaaagtaacacAATTGCAATTGAATTTACTATTATCAATGGCATTCTCATCACAGTTGTTACAGATTGAATACGGTTCATTAGCTGAGATTTAATTCCTGGCTCCTCCCCGAATCCACCAATTCTCTGGTCTATTCTCCAGCCAATGCTCTTGAGGAATCTCTCTTCGTGCAGCATGGCGATGGCACTGACACAGAGCAGGGCTGCCTGCAGCAGTGAGTACAAGGTAAAGGCCATGACCATCCAAGCTCCCATGAGGTCCAACTGATTCCTCTCTGCTGCCACAAGGGACTTGGCGCCACCATGGCTGGTGCTTTCCTCTCTATTTGTCTTAAATTTAAACCACGGGCAGAATAAACCAAGAGCTCGCCCTACTCAAGAGCatctctattttgttttaattataaataataagaaaaagagtCACGTCCTAAGCCAAATTAGACCTTAACACCTTATATCTTTATAAAGTCCCAACCCACTGTTATGCCAGAAAGTCACCTTGGACAGTAGTTTTCAAACAAGAACAATTTTGCCCCGATCCCACCCTCACAGGGACATTcagcaatttttttatttttaagagatggggtcctgctctgtcacccaggctggagtgcagtgataagatcatagctcactgcagccttgaactcctgtgctcaagcaatccccacctcagcctcctgggtagctagaactataggcacctgccactacacctggacCATTTGGCATTGTTTGAAgaaatttttggttgtcacaactgaatAACAGAGGGTTTACTACTAGTATCCAGCTGGTAAAGGCTGCCAAACGTCCTAATGTACAGGACTACAAATAATTATCTAGCCCCAAATCTCAATAaagctgaggttgagaaaccctgctttCAGAGATAAAGCTTAGCTCTCTCTATTGTGTAAGTCATACTtcattaacttaatcacatctgaacTCAAAttccagcaaaggaaacaaacattAGGAAAATCTGAATCACAAGATATTTGACTTAAAATTACTTTGGCAGGCAATGACAATACAGAATCAAGACTTCTACTTTCCAGTTTGACTTACACAGTCACAATCTACCACTGAAACTTCAAAATCCATTTTCATTGGACATTATATTTTGGTGGTTTAAAAGCGTATGGAGGAGAGgctctggaacaagacaaggctgcattcaaattccagctccaaCACTTACTAGCTGTAAGAACTTAGGAAAGTCCCTTAACCTTACCAGgattcagtttccttgtctgcaaTATCAGACTAATAATATCCATCTCAAAgttttttaaggattaaatgaaaaatacattgaaaGCGCTGAGCAAATTTATctagaatataataaatattaaaaattttgtttagttTGGAGAGCAATTATAGTTAAGAGTATCGACTTTTAAAAATCCTtgctcttggccaggcatggtggctcacacctataatcccagcactttaggaggtccaggcaggtggatcaggagatcaggagttcaagatcaaccaagccaagatggtgaaaccctggctgaggcaggagaattgcttgaacccaggaggcgaagagccgagattgcaccatcacactccagtctgggcaacaagagcgaaactctgtctcaaaaaaaaaaaaaaaaaattagctggacacggtggcagtcacctgtaatcccagctacttgggaggctgaggcaggagaatcacttgaacctgggcggcagacgttgtagtgagccaagatcgtgccactgcactccagcctcggcgacagagtgagactccatctcaaaaaaaaaaaaacagaaaaaaaagaaaaaagaaaaaaacccctgCTCTTCTACTTACCGTGTAACTTGAACAAATTATTTCCTGACTTTGAATCACAatttcctcttttgtgaaatgGGCCTAATACTATCCCTCTTATAGACTGATGAGG
This window harbors:
- the LOC129049350 gene encoding immediate early response 3-interacting protein 1-like, with the protein product MGAWMVMAFTLYSLLQAALLCVSAIAMLHEERFLKSIGWRIDQRIGGFGEEPGIKSQLMNRIQSVTTVMRMPLIIVNSIAIVLLLLFG